Proteins from one Anopheles nili chromosome 2, idAnoNiliSN_F5_01, whole genome shotgun sequence genomic window:
- the LOC128721839 gene encoding phospholipase D2 produces the protein MELNFKRRTIHRSISLLLRDIDQMSMNEIGTSNPALNYDDTGTAGNSTGQLDPNGQQASGGDADRSAGGAGTTTGCHDASLACYSIRSEAEEYDENLDAPDSVTYLSIGGNNPVLVIRDGDADSVVPASEIPYNYVYNTPVKFDSMRRHIFIHGLEIHVEIVNYERSLTSHVLNPNLYTIQLTHGPFSWKIQKRYNQFRNLHQQLTTYRTSLHIPFPTKSHKERRDSFRNMHTVHQTTASPAMQQKLGKPLKKIKKNALPRFPLKPDSLVSFDAIPQRIKQLEEYLYNLLNISLYRNFHGTVNFLEVSHISFISALGEKGKEGPIKKRTGSTRPGQSGCNFCGCLAGDCCVRCSYFCTDMLWNKWRNRWFFVKETCFGYYRPKDGVLRCVVLFDQGFDISLGIYSTGMRNGLQIETNSRFLVMKHPTRRIAKEWMTHMKRVGNESARDFTLVNPHQSYAPSRPGVQAGWFVDGAGYMSAVADALEGATEEIFITDWMLSPEIYMKRPAIDGDYWRLDKILKRKAEQGIKIFVLLFKELDFALGINSYYSKQKLVEQHENIKVLRHPDHARAGVLFWAHHEKLVIVDQTYAFVGGIDLCYGRWDDYQHRLTDLGSISSSTSSSANNTTTRKPSTVVELDENGSVANLLKSSKNIAIATAVERQAEAAKASSTSLNGKQHDPGVSAATGEPPDKLLVAAAQALNEQQGEERDVLPENIKQNTPEMERRNIMGMIKEMGRDLKNRITLSEHPEHSGGVEAQTPGSGPKSTLGSPAILSEEERRKKLLYGGVQGASGSEIMSPQPFKNAPVFELDGQAKLWIGKDYINFIIKDFIDLNMPYVDLVDRTTTVRMPWHDIATVVLGQAARDVARHFIERWNAVKLEKCRENDSYPYLLPKSYNDIRIDSKFLNVPLHHVTCQVLRSASSWNCGFIEPSYVEQSIHEAYVQTISKAQHYIYIENQFFISMELGNSVVKNQISEYLVKRIVRAYREKKTFRVYVVMPLLPGFEGDVGGATGISLRAITHWNYASISRGKSSLLARLQAAGIEKPGEYISFHSLRTNSMLNGIPVTELIYVHSKLLIADDKIVICGSANINDRSLLGKRDSEVCVLITDESFEEGRMNGESYPCGIYAGKLRKFLFREHLGLLEPDPKRAAIDVTDPVIGSFWNDVWRRTSRRNTLIYDEVFRCIPSDNVQSFAMMKRFLEDKSLLQSNPEGIQQAVSRIEGYVVDLPLKFLCEETLTPPTTSKEGIMPTYMWT, from the exons ATCAGATGTCGATGAACGAAATCGGTACCTCAAATCCGGCACTTAACTACGATGACACGGGAACGGCTGGCAATTCGACGGGCCAGCTAGATCCTAACGGCCAGCAAGCGTCCGGTGGAGACGCCGATAGgagtgctggtggtgctggaacAACGACAGGATGTCACGATGCCAGCCTAGCATGTTACTCTATCCGCAGCGAGGCGGAGGAGTACGACGAAAATCTGGACGCACCCGATTCGGTCACGTACCTCTCGATTGGTGGCAACAATCCGGTGCTGGTGATACGCGATGGAGACGCCGACAGTGTGGTTCCAGCATCGGAAATTCCGTACAACTACGTCTACAATACGCCGGTGAAGTTTGATTCTATGCGACGCCACATTTTCATCCACGGTCTAGAGATACACGTGGAAATTGTCAACTATGAGCGTAGCTTGACGTCACACGTACTAAATCCAAATTT GTACACGATTCAGCTAACACACGGACCGTTCTCGTGGAAGATTCAAAAACGCTACAATCAATTCCGCAACCTGCACCAGCAGCTGACAACGTACAGGACCTCACTGCACATACCATTCCCGACGAAAAGCCACAAGGAGCGGCGAGACAGCTTTCGAAATATGCACACCGTACACCAAACGACCGCATCG CCCGCGATGCAGCAGAAGCTTGGCAAGCCGCTGAAAAAGATCAAGAAAAATGCCTTACCCAGGTTCCCGCTGAAACCGGACTCGCTCGTATCGTTCGATGCCATCCCGCAGCGGATCAAGCAGCTCGAGGAGTATCTGTACAATCTGCTCAATATATCGCTGTATCGCAACTTCCACGGCACG gTAAACTTCCTCGAAGTGTCTCACATTTCGTTCATCTCCGCGCTGGGTGAGAAGGGCAAAGAGGGCCCGATTAAGAAGCGCACCGGTTCCACACGTCCCGGCCAGTCGGGGTGCAACTTTTGCGGGTGTCTTGCCGGTGATTGCTGCGTCCGGTGCAGCTACTTCTGTACGGATATGCTGTGGAACAAGTGGCGCAATCGGTGGTTTTTCGTGAAGGAAACCTGCTTCGGGTACTACCGCCCGAAGGATGGCGTGTTGCGGTGTGTCGTCCTGTTCGACCAGGGTTTCGATATATCGTTGGGCATTTACAGTACCGGCATGCGAAATGGGCTGCAGATCGAGACCAATTCGCGGTTTCTCGTCATGAAGCATCCGACGCGTCGCATAGCCAAAGAATGGATGACCCACATGAAGCGGGTGGGGAATGAGAGTGCACGAGATTTTACGTTGGTGAATCCACACCAATCGTACGCACCGTCCCGGCCCGGTGTCCAGGCTGGTTGGTTCGTGGATGGTGCTGGGTATATGAGCGCGGTGGCGGATGCGCTTGAGGGCGCGACTGAGGAGATCTTCATCACCGACTGGATGCTCAGTCCGGAGATCTACATGAAGCGACCGGCGATCGATGGGGATTACTGGCGGTTGGATAAGATCCTGAAGCGGAAGGCCGAGCAGGGAATCAAGATCTTCGTGTTGCTGTTCAAGGAGCTCGATTTTGCGCTCGGAATCAACAGCTATTATAGCAAACAGAAGCTAGTGGAGCAGCACGAGAACATTAAG GTTCTCCGACATCCGGATCATGCAAGGGCGGGTGTTCTGTTTTGGGCGCACCATGAAAAGCTGGTGATCGTTGATCAAACGTACGCATTCGTTGGAGGCATCGATCTGTGTTACGGGCGATGGGATGACTACCAGCACCGGTTGACTGATCTGGGCAGTATATCGTCTTCCACGAGCAGCTCCGCGAACAACACTACCACTCGCAAACCCTCGACGGTGGTTGAGCTGGACGAGAACGGGTCGGTTGCGAATTTGCTTAAATCCAGCAAAAACATTGCCATCGCAACGGCTGTCGAACGTcaagcagaagcagcaaaGGCGTCCTCGACCTCACTAAACGGGAAGCAACACGATCCGGGAGTGTCGGCAGCGACGGGAGAACCACCCGATAAGCTGCTGGTGGCCGCTGCTCAGGCTCTGAATGAGCAGCAAGGAGAAGAACGTGACGTGTTGCCggaaaacatcaaacagaACACCCCGGAGATGGAGCGCCGTAACATCATGGGAATGATCAAGGAGATGGGACGTGATTTGAAGAATCGCATTACACTGTCTGAACATCCGGAACATTCGGGTGGTGTGGAAGCGCAAACACCCGGCAGTggacccaaaagcaccctcgGTAGTCCGGCCATCCTTTCGGAGGAGGAACGACGCAAAAAGCTGCTGTACGGTGGCGTACAGGGTGCATCCGGTAGCGAGATTATGAGCCCACAACCGTTCAAGAACGCGCCCGTCTTTGAGTTGGATGGACAGGCAAAGCTGTGGATCGGCAAGGATTACATTAACTTCATCATCAAGGATTTCATCGACCTTAACATGCCGTATGTGG ATCTAGTCGATCGAACGACGACGGTGCGGATGCCATGGCATGACATCGCCACCGTGGTGCTGGGCCAGGCTGCCCGAGACGTCGCCCGCCACTTCATCGAACGGTGGAACGCGGTCAAGCTGGAAAAGTGCCGAGAGAACGACAGCTACCCGTACCTGCTGCCAAAGAGCTACAATGACATCCGCATAGACAGTAAGTTCCTGAATGTACCACTGCACCACGTCACCTGCCAGGTACTGCGCAGTGCCTCCAGCTGGAACTGTGGCTTCATCGAACCGTCGTACGTCGAGCAGAGCATTCACGAAGCGTACGTCCAGACGATATCGAAGGCACAGCACTACATCTACATCGAGAACCAGTTCTTCATCAGCATGGAGCTGGGCAATAGCGTGGTGAAGAATCAGATATCGGAGTACCTTGTCAAACGCATCGTGCGTGCGTACcgagagaagaaaacgttCCGGGTGTACGTTGTGATGCCTCTGCTGCCAGGATTCGAGGGTGATGTGGGCGGTGCCACGGGAATCTCGTTGCGGGCGATTACACACTGGAACTACGCTTCCATTTCGAG GGGTAAATCGTCACTGCTGGCGAGGTTACAGGCGGCCGGCATCGAGAAACCGGGAGAGTACATTTCGTTCCATAGTTTGCGAACAAACTCCATGTTGAACGGAATCCCCGTCACGGAGCTGATCTACGTCCATTCGAAGCTGCTGATCGCGGACGATAAGATCGTCATCTGCGGGTCGGCCAACATCAACGATCGTTCGCTGCTGGGCAAGCGAGACTCGGAGGTGTGCGTGTTAATAACG GACGAGTCCTTCGAGGAGGGTCGCATGAACGGTGAATCGTATCCTTGCGGCATTTACGCGGGCAAGCTGCGCAAGTTTCTGTTCCGCGAGCACCTCGGCCTGCTAGAACCGGATCCAAAGCGTGCAGCAATCGATGTGACGGATCCGGTAATTGGCTCCTTTTGGAACGATGTCTGGCGGCGAACGTCACGCCGCAACACGCTCATCTACGACGAGGTGTTCCGATGCATCCCGTCCGACAACGTGCAATCGTTCGCCATGATGAAGCGCTTCCTGGAGGACAAAAGCCTGCTGCAGTCCAATCCCGAGGGTATCCAGCAGGCGGTCTCGCGCATCGAAGGCTACGTGGTTGATTTACCGCTAAAGTTCCTTtgcgaagaaacgcttacACCACCGACCACCAGCAAGGAGGGCATCATGCCGACGTACATGTGGACGTGA
- the LOC128721840 gene encoding alpha-N-acetylglucosaminidase, with product MRALVLLILVVRITLGYALPGHYAAHILEHVRPQTDDETQQLAAKEVIERILPPEQAQQFQVLIDGSMERNSFHLFKKDSPDSGIVKITASSGVAATKAFYHYLRYWCNSLVAWEGSQLNLPAVLPSVNVTMKAPSSIVYYQNVCTWSYSFSWWSWPQWRRHIDWMALQGITLSLAPFQEDIWAKVYLEYNLTRSAIDEHLSGPGFFAWQRMGNIRGWGGPLTPAFATFARTLQLQLVQEMRRLGMALALPAFAGHLPVQFRDLYPNVTFANVSVWNNFPPQYASPLFLNPTEPLFGEIGQRFLKRAIDTYGTDHVYFSDPFNEIDPASPSGKYLSSVAEAIYDTMVRVDPVAVWLLQGWMFVKNPFWSDRSIRAFLSAVPIGRMLVLDLQSEQYPQYTRTGSYAGQPFIWCMLSNFGGTLGMLGSVGNVHRGIREARSNGSYTLLGTGITPEGINQNYALYEFALEMGWNLDLNNPEQWFNQYAQARYGNESNMMAQQAWNIFRTTVYAFEGLEMMRGKYTFNRRPTTKIRPWVWYNVTTFNEGVELLLDSAEAGNCNELCRYDLVDVTRQSLQNTADALYLTIMDDFKQLNLTAFRHHSSLFLELLSDLDRLLLTDDHFLLGTWLESAKARGETSLERQRYEYNARTQITLWGPQGQIVDYANKQWAGMVGDFFHPRWGVFLGELEQAIVSNSTANDVKIRDLIFRTVELPFVTDTKRYTTIASGDPVRTARAMFTKWTKDVPPLKHIPRSVSLRKQVTHRRNRWYKGLLPSSLN from the exons atgagggCGCTTGTTTTGTTGATTCTAGTGGTCCGTATTACGCTAGGATACGCTCTACCAGGACACTATGCCGCTCACATACTGGAACACGTGCGCCCCCAAACGGACGATGAAACCCAGCAGCTAGCGGCGAAGGAAGTGATCGAAAGAATCCTTCCACCCGAGCAGGCTCAACAATTTCAAGTACTAATCGATGGGTCCATGGAGAGGAATTCGTTTCAT CTGTTCAAAAAGGATTCTCCTGACTCCGGCATAGTAAAGATCACTGCTTCCAGTGGAGTTGCTGCTACGAAAGCATTCTACCATTATTTGCGATACTGGTGCAACAGCCTTGTGGCATGGGAAGGATCCCAGCTGAATCTACCGGCAGTGCTACCATCGGTAAATGTAACCATGAAAGCTCCAAGCAG CATCGTGTATTATCAGAACGTCTGCACCTGGTCGTACTCCTTCAGCTGGTGGAGTTGGCCCCAGTGGCGACGGCACATCGACTGGATGGCATTGCAAGGCATTACACTAAGCCTAGCGCCCTTCCAGGAGGACATCTGGGCGAAGGTGTACCTGGAGTACAATCTCACACGGTCCGCGATCGACGAACATCTCTCAGGGCCCGGTTTTTTCGCCTGGCAGCGGATGGGTAACATTCGTGGTTGGGGTGGTCCACTAACGCCAGCTTTCGCCACCTTCGCAAGGACATTACAACTCCAGCTGGTGCAAGAAATGCGCCGTCTCGGAATGGCGCTAGCATTGCCCGCTTTTGCAGGTCATCTACCGGTGCAGTTTCGCGATCTTTACCCAAATGTGACGTTCGCTAATGTGTCCGTTTGGAACAACTTCCCACCCCAGTACGCTAGCCCACTGTTTCTCAACCCAACCGAACCACTGTTTGGGGAGATAGGCCAGAGGTTCCTTAAGCGCGCCATCGACACGTACGGAACCGATCACGTGTACTTTAGCGATCCTTTCAACGAGATCGATCCTGCCTCACCGAGTGGAAAGTATCTTTCGAGTGTTGCTGAAGCCATCTACGATACGATGGTGCGGGTTGATCCGGTCGCCGTTTGGCTCCTTCAAGGGTGGATGTTTGTGAAGAATCCCTTCTGGAGTGATCGTTCTATACGGGCCTTCCTGTCAGCGGTTCCCATCGGGCGGATGCTTGTGCTCGATCTTCAATCGGAGCAGTACCCGCAATATACCCGGACGGGTTCCTACGCCGGACAGCCGTTCATTTGGTGCATGCTGAGCAATTTTGGTGGCACACTTGGCATGCTCGGATCGGTTGGTAACGTACACCGGGGCATCCGGGAGGCGAGAAGTAACGGGTCGTACACGTTGCTTGGAACAGGGATCACTCCGGAAGGCATCAATCAAAACTACGCGCTGTACGAGTTTGCACTCGAGATGGGGTGGAATTTGGACCTGAACAACCCGGAGCAGTGGTTCAATCAGTACGCTCAGGCTCGTTATGGAAATGAGAGTAACATGATGGCGCAACAAGCTTGGAACATTTTCCGCACCACCGTGTACGCTTTTGAGGGACTCGAGATGATGCGTGGCAAGTACACCTTTAATCGTCGTCCAACCACAAAAATAAGGCCATGG GTTTGGTATAATGTGACCACGTTTAACGAAGGCgtggaactgctgctggatTCCGCCGAAGCGGGAAATTGTAACGAGCTTTGTCGGTACGATCTCGTTGACGTTACACGGCAGTCCCTACAGAACACCGCCGACGCTTTATATCTCACGATTATGGATGATTTCAAGCAGTTAAACCTCACCGCTTTTCGACATCATTCGAGTCTCTTCCTTGAACTGCTCTCAGATCTAGACCGGTTGCTGCTTACAGACGATCACTTCTTGCTCGGTACGTGGCTTGAATCGGCCAAGGCACGTGGAGAAACGAGCCTCGAACGGCAAAGGTACGAATATAACGCCCGGACACAGATAACCCTTTGGGGACCGCAGGGCCAGATCGTCGATTACGCCAACAAACAGTGGGCCGGAatggtgggtgattttttccatccccggtGGGGTGTGTTTCTGGGCGAGCTTGAACAAGCGATCGTCTCCAACAGCACGGCTAACGATGTGAAGATACGAGACCTGATATTCCGCACCGTCGAGCTGCCGTTCGTAACGGACACCAAGCGTTACACGACGATCGCGTCGGGAGATCCCGTACGTACCGCACGGGCAATGTTCACAAAGTGGACCAAAGATGTCCCACCActgaagcatatccctcggaGTGTGTCACTGAGAAAGCAGGTAACGCATCGCCGTAACAGATGGTACAAAGGACTCCTTCCCAGCTCTCTGAACTAA
- the LOC128730530 gene encoding uncharacterized protein LOC128730530 yields the protein MGAPPAKKPLVNRNLISLKIVLFLFYGALGCLHPYLQKHITLTGLNYYESQLVTLIAPLVAILGPLIIAPLVDRLAGRAGAAFGKRLRLLAALCMILSVVLYSVLFFVVPRVERQESSRSMVSFACDYDGAIIFQQRCSEERTCYQWKREKIGHLTLTNCSYTCQKPVEFENLNHPYTKGLVLPSSTESSLEDEDYDLSDEPLPAPENFKQEPKVEVDNTPIPVPHICEHKGDSERELCHAYTSASSSLKLATVLRSAVNEENETHSAEWCRYPLDGFSCEIPEKQVVWMKLLTNSSNCTPKVECEVHDPYDDEESVLAESVCMRIVGDPDVTFWSYLGLRAAGDMFLLAVIVLLNAATIIATRETSTGRGDFGRQIVWGAIGWAMSYFALGWFLETYYGYVGLATLAALVLLVSSGMPLTPPEMWWHTKCGMVAIPMSAIRRYGPESAGLCLVTLVLGTYWAVLDNYEGVLVKTYDIHPPAEQYYGEVWSVFVVLGALATIPTLWYAEKIVDYCGHSNILITAITTFIFRFSLLASTDVGWWRIVIDFLYPVTLGLTWLTIVFYMRHIMPRRIITTGQALPVIFHFCLGRFLGALIGMWTKLDHLIVTFQALAISACVIAVLYFLLYHFVLAPRCAARLQHEPSASALNITAPDAVNGHQPAAQTMPVQTNGSYQPLRIYHNYRGRKGHFRY from the exons ATGGGTGCGCCACCGGCGAAGAAACCGCTGGTCAACCGGAATCTAATATCCTTGAAAATTGTGCTCTTCCTGTTCTACGGAG CCCTAGGATGTCTGCATCCGTACCTCCAGAAGCACATAACCCTGACCGGGTTGAATTACTACGAATCGCAGCTGGTGACGTTGATAGCGCCTTTGGTGGCAATTCTGGGACCACTGATCATTGCTCCGTTGGTGGATCGGTTAGCCGGAAGGGCTGGTGCGGCGTTTGGAAAGAGACTTCGTCTGCTAGCTGCCCTCTGCATGATCCTGTCTGTGGTGCTTTACTCCGTGCTGTTCTTCGTGGTGCCGAGAGTAGAGCGACAGGAATCAAGCCGTTCGATGGTTAGTTTCGCCTGTGACTACGACGGTGCCATCATCTTCCAGCAGCGCTGCAGTGAGGAACGCACCTGTTATCAGTGGAAACGAGAAAAG ATTGGCCACCTGACGCTCACGAACTGTTCCTACACCTGCCAGAAACCGGTAGAGTTCGAGAACCTCAACCACCCGTACACGAAGGGGTTGGTCCTGCCGTCATCCACTGAGAGTTCGCTCGAGGACGAGGACTACGATCTGAGCGATGAACCACTGCCGGCACCGGAGAACTTCAAGCAGGAACCGAAGGTTGAGGTGGACAATACACCCATCCCGGTGCCACACATCTGCGAGCACAAGGGTGATTCGGAGCGGGAGCTTTGTCACGCTTATACGTCCGCTTCGTCCTCGTTGAAGCTGGCCACGGTTTTGCGGAGTGCGGTGAATGAGGAGAATGAAACGCACAGTGCCGAGTGGTGCCGATACCCgttggatggtttttcttGTGAGATTCCCGAGAAGCAGGTTGTCTGGATGAAACTGCTTACGAACTCATCGAACTGTACGCCCAAGGTTGAGTGTGAGGTTCACGATCCGTACGACGATGAGGAGAGTGTACTTGCTGAGAGTGTCTGCATGAGA ATCGTTGGAGATCCTGATGTGACGTTCTGGTCGTACCTTGGACTACGTGCAGCCGGTGATAtgttcctgctggcggtgatAGTACTCCTGAATGCGGCCACAATCATCGCCACACGTGAAACATCCACCGGACGCGGTGATTTTGGCCGACAGATCGTGTGGGGTGCCATCGGGTGGGCTATGTCCTATTTCGCCCTCGGATGGTTCCTGGAGACGTACTACGGATACGTGGGTCTTGCCACACTGGCCGCACTGGTACTTCTGGTGTCGTCTGGCATGCCATTGACTCCACCTGAGATGTGGTGGCACACAAAATGTGGTATGGTAGCGATCCCAATGTCAGCCATCCGTCGTTACGGCCCGGAATCAGCTGGTCTTTGTCTAGTGACACTCGTCCTCGGGACGTACTGGGCCGTCCTTGACAACTACGAAGGTGTGTTGGTGAAAACCTACGACATTCACCCACCGGCTGAGCAGTACTACGGTGAAGTTTGGAGTGTATTCGTCGTACTCGGAGCTCTCGCAACCATCCCGACGTTGTGGTACGCCGAGAAGATCGTTGACTATTGTGGTCACTCGAACATCCTCATCACCGCCATCACGACGTTCATCTTCCGCTTCTCGTTGCTCGCTTCCACCGACGTTGGTTGGTGGCGAATCGTGATCGACTTCCTGTACCCGGTCACGTTGGGGCTTACCTGGTTGACGATCGTGTTTTACATGCGGCACATTATGCCACGTCGGATCATCACTACCGGGCAGGCTTTGCCCGTCATTTTCCACTTCTGTCTCGGGCGTTTCCTTGGGGCGTTGATTGGCATGTGGACGAAGCTGGATCACCTGATCGTTACGTTCCAGGCGTTGGCCATTAGCGCGTGTGTCATTGCCGTGCTGTACTTCTTGCTGTACCATTTCGTGCTGGCTCCTCGATGTGCCGCCAGGTTGCAACATGAACCGTCCGCATCAGCGCTTAACATCACGGCACCGGATGCCGTTAATGGGCATCAACCGGCTGCTCAGACGATGCCGGTGCAGACGAATGGGAGCTACCAACCGCTCCGGATCTACCACAACTATCGTGGTCGAAAGGGTCACTTCCGCTACTAA